The Watersipora subatra chromosome 7, tzWatSuba1.1, whole genome shotgun sequence genomic interval TATCTATCTGACAAATACCAAACTTAGCTTGTCATCTATCTACTTTGTTCCATATTTCAGCGAGTCATCATTTTGTTGCATCTAGTCAGGAATAGCTCTAATCTTTCCCTTGAATGCATACACTGCCTGTAACTTGCAGAGATGGGGTGAGGCAGAGCTATGTGAACAGCAAAGTGTTTGATGTTGAGTATGTGCACGTTGAAGTGGCTTATAAGGTTGAGGATGATGACAAAGCTTTCCAGAAGGATCTGATTAAAGAGAAAAACTTGGTACTATGTTCCATAATTTCCGGTATTTGCTAGATCAGTTTGCTTCCTTCTTTCAATTATTACATACCACAGTTGCTATATCTTTCGATATAGCAACTAATGTTATATCTCTCGATCAGCGATTTGTATTAATTGGTTTGCATTCTTTCACATGTTTGGTTGCCAATTTACACAGCATTATTTATCTTTGACATTTTCCAAAACATTTGTTATCACtattattttgtgttgtttttcTCTCATATGAAAGTTATATGTTCAAAATCAGTGCGGTCGTTATCATAATtatcaaaaatttacatttgGTTCATCAAACCTTCGAACTATGCAAGGTCTAGATTATTTGCGAACTGCACAAAAAGCCTGGCAAAGGATACAAGTAGAATACAACTCCTAATTGCGCACTTTGCTGGTCATGCGCAGCCATAACACAATCACCTTGCTCACAATTTTTTGTGAGTTGGTTACAAATAATTTGAGAAAAATTGCTGTTTCTGGCTGAAATTTATAGCAGTTTTATTCCAACTAAATTAAGAAaaagagcagataactcttgaaggttgacttgcaaaaatattctcattacagctatttggtatcaaaaaattcactatgtcttactctgctgtattgtaggtgcaaaatatgtggaaatgtgattacaagctcttaaaagctcaaaaacgaacagttaaccgccaccatcacgagaccgccgcatattagaatctctttccaaaacggctcaaatgggatatagttgtacaagatggcttctgtttacactttcatgcaacctcatttgtcgaaatattttcacagacATACTTCACgtaatcaataaaaccatgtctattgttcttacgcgtctatttcatcatcattgcaatgctgtcactttcaggactgatatcttataacctaccgtgaaaattcgtttaattttttaaccttagctcgaaggagtacatatcattgtctgataaacatgacgagcctgttagtcacctgtgataatcgaaaaatgctgcggAAGTTATTCGTGAAGTATGGGTCACTAGACGATTagtagaccaagccaaaacaaaactgtaaagtatcgagcatctatatttgatacggggtcttcagtaaaacccgaagtgtttgtcataaactagtgctacgataagcttcatattgagctttttattgctcttcaattcacgtgagaacatcacgtgacaagacaataacgaAATTTCAttactacgtcagagaaataaagagattcgaatctacggcagcttttcgtttttgagcttttaagagcttgtaatcacatttccacatatttggcacttacaacacaacagagtaagacatcgtgaatcttttgataccaaataactgtaataggaattttgttgcaagtcaacctttaaagatcaATTTACTTGATGACTTATCGTGTACTCATAGTTCTAGCAACCAATCGGTTCCATCGTTAAGTAAACAGGTTATTCACTACTTACAGAGGAGTAAGGACAGAAAGTATAGACAAGCCTGGAATGAAGACAACATGAATCAGCTGGAGACTGACATGACAGATATGCGTGTTACAGGAAGTAATCGTCGCACTGGTCAGAATTCAGCTAGGTTCACTTCCAGTCGGGCCTCTCAGCGAGATAATAGGGTCAGTGTTTTCTATCAGTCAACTAAAGAGGGTACATTGAACTCTGCAGGCCTTTGCACAGACTGTAGGCTATTTACAACTGCCTAATATTAATCAATGTTCTTTTTCCCAAGTTTTTGTTGTTTCCTTTTGTTTTTAAACATGAACTCATACATTTTATTACGCTGAGCCTACTGTGTGCTTTACTAATTAATTAAATTCCTTCAAGGCTCTAGCTGCATGAAGGTATGTATGTACCTTTAGATATGGGGTATGTATAAGTTGGCTAGCTAGAATATATTTCGGTGAAGGTATGTATTGACCTTTAAATGTGTgctaaatttgaaattttattgtagtatgcGGAAGCCGATACTTCTACTCATAGATCTATGTCTGCTCCAAACCCATACAAATCTATAATGAAACTGCAGAGAAAAACAGACTTCTTAAAGTAAGAAATTGCTTATTAAAAATTACATTAGTATACTTGATaagtttggagttgtgctctccttTGAATTGTAACAGACCAACCATGGGTGCcagtttgtttttatgttgttttcaaATCCTAATGAAGTAAGAAATTTGAGCATGATCGAATTTATCTTCTTTATCCTGTATATCATACTGTAGCTATACCATATATACACTGTAACATTATAGATATATAGCTTGTATGTGGCagatataacatacatgtatatagtctaTATGTTACaggtataacatacatgtacatagcccATATGTTGTaggtataacatacatgtatatagcctgTAAGTTGTAGGTataacgtacatgtatatagtctgcatattgcaggtataacatacatgtacatagcccATATGTTGTaggtataacatacatgtatatagcctgTAAGTTGTAGGTataacgtacatgtatatagtctgCATGTTGCaggtataacatacatgtacatagcccATATGTTGTAGGTATAACATGTAACATATGCATTGCAGGTGCACCTACTGCTTTGCTGACAGGCCGTCTGATCCTTATGCTAAGTACTGCCAGACTTGTGGAAATCCCGTTCCCGCACTTCCTACCAGCAGACTCGCTCCTCCAGACCCGGGAGAGGTTTGTCTACCCTTGTCATAGTTAACCACTAATATTTATTGTAACAATTATGTTTTTTATACTCcctctaaaaatattttcatttgttgTAACTTACTGTATAAGAAATTCATTCCTGCACATTTTTGTTAAATTCAATTTAGTGTTTCGTGCCTGTTATATTTTTAGCTCTCTGCAAACTCCTCTATACACGTGCATGTGTGCGTTAATATGTGTCTTAACATATGTAATGTATGTAgagacattttttgttttatctatGTATAGCTCATTATATCTCTGTATAGCTTGGTATAGCtctgtatattttggtatagcTATGTGTAGCTCCATATTTTTATATCTCTGTATAGATTTGTATATTTCTGTATAgaatatcatgatatatatttgtatatttctgCGGAGCTCTGTATTTTTCTGTATAGCTCTGTAtagttgaatatatatatctgtatagcTCTGCATGTCTCTGTATAGCTCTGTATAGCTCTTTATAACTGTTTATAGCTCTGCGAAGTTATATATAGCTTTTTATGGCTCTGAATAGTGCTGCATAGCGCTGTATATCACTGTATAGCCCTGCATAACTCTGTGTAGTACATTATAGCTCGTAGCTCTGTATAGCTCTGTGTAGCTCTGCATGTCAGGCTTTCTGTTACTCTGATTCTTGTAGATGGGAAGGTGTGTGTACTGTTCCTCTGTAGTCCCTTTGAACACAGATACATGTGTTGTCTGTGAGGCCTCCATACCAGATCAAAACCAGCCTCAGATGCCTATGAAGATCGCCCAAAGTAAAGTTTGCCAGCATTGTGGTACAGGTTAGCAGTtattacttttttgttttatcacatttgagattgtttttgatgtttgaggtgatctgattgccagtatgtttcaaggttaaaatcgacaaaacttgatggaggttaaaatgctcagaagaaaaatacgtgccgAAATGAAGTCACTAGAATCACGGCTTTCTATCTCTCTTGTTATTCACCacatttccatgatgcgcagtacttcggagttgcgctatctccgaatcatggaaacggcgtcttcgcactgaaatcactgcgcactgatcagtgcgaagccagtgcaaattcgctgCAAGGAAACGgcaattgcgcagtggctgcgcattgCTCGCTTGCTGTGGAGACGGATtcatcgagggccataaactagtacaaaagttatcctgcttatcttgtttttttctattcatacgatcttctttcacttaaatttaattatttacgAGGAAGATGCACCGGCATGAGgcacccacgaggatgatgaggtgataactttgttatcgatgccaacacttttcaaaaaataggtggcaagtcctaaagtaacgtttaaataatatattatttaaaaatacttattaaaaatatatttctttgtaaaaattgtgttaaggtttgtaaaaccttgtgaatgtgtattgtaaataaaagtataatgacaacagaagcataaaaagactgtttctgacgttcggtatccatgatcgattctatttctccatcaggcaattcgatttatacaatttttcttctctggctaatttgctgaaaaccactgcgcagcatgtaaaCGTACAATCCTCTCGACTTTGGAGagggctgcatcgcagtacagcgcatcatggaaacatagtgattgataTCCGCTGTTGCGTTATGCATGtctattctgtctgtctctttgCCGAATCGcaattatagacatcataatcgcactttcgcttgaatctgagcattttaactacgATCAagatttgtcaattttaatattaaaacatcctggcagtcagacctcctcaaacatcagaaacaatcgcaaattatagtaaaaataccaatactttatgataaaatctactggaattttgtgcaagttcatctgtaaGGATGAGCAGGTTTGGAGTCGTTTACTCGGCTTTTGGCTTGTTTGACTAACATTCAAACATATTTGTCTGTaaaaaagagtttgtttgttgAGTTGAAGATTTGTCTTAGAACATGACATTGGGTAGACATATGGTTTCAATGTATTTAGATCAGGACATTCAAGCTCTAGTGCATGACTTTCAGGTAATCCAGCTACACTTAGTACATGCATACTCTGTGAGTGCAGTTTGCCAACTCATGCTCGAGCTGTTCAAACCAAGGATATGGCACCTCCTAATCCTGTCCCTTCTGGTCACAATAGGGAGTGTAGCTCATGCCATCGTACCAACAATCCTGATGCGAGATTTTGTGATTGGTGTGGAGCCAAGGTCAGTTCTGGTTGCCATAATGATCTGTTGTAACATTGAGGATATAAACATATCCATGCCATATACAgtaaaacatggataactcgccctcggatatattgaacacatggttaactcgaatggatttgcttggtccgttcccacgcaatgataaatggctttatataactcgacctcggcaccgttaactcgaacagttttttgccgaattcacaaacgtggttttcgttcaatttattttgaaggagtttccactagtcgcggagctgagactactctgaTTTCTTAACAaaagcgctttttatacgcgtatagtgtacatataatttcccccgtaccgtataatggaaccgaaaaagaaatcgtataaaaatgattaatagggtcgctaagacgttcgcttagttacggccaagctataaacgttagaaggtattagcgataaaaatttaataaagatagacacagcatgcaaaaaacatattgtaacagtgattatatgcggatacataaagataaaatggcacaaataggctcgtagcttggcgtccgctacaacagacatccgctttacgatggcatcacgcaagcaaagaaaagcgtggaaactttctgacaaacttaaagtactcgaggaaatcgaagcaggacaaaagctatcagcattatcaaaaagagaaaatcttccaaaaagtagtGTCAACATGGAGTAAACAAAaggaaagaataagatcgttatgtgacaaaaattcatcaaggctaagagatcgttcaacgtccacgatgatttggatggtgtattattgacttggtttagacaagtgcgtagtgaaggcgtacctatcgatgggccaattgtgttagaaaaggctaacaagtttttaaggactataataactgtttaaaatctatttctacaataagtcacactgttgatctttgtcaaaaaagtaccttgtcacagactacactcgataagtttgttaaatgaaacaactgatcagatgtaaagcatgcttttttgcattggtcataaatgtttacttatgtccagttttaaaaattatcagaaagaatagatatttttctattgggctgagatttgtttgcagttttaggtgatgtgactgacaagacgttttaagattaaaattggcaaaattgatctcgagtaaaacactcagaagaaaaaatgtcttctgagcgttttaactgcgattaggttttgccaattttaatctgaaaaagttctggcagtcacatcacctaaaacaacacacaaatcttaAGTGTATAagaatatctatactttctgataaatactttaaaactctacatcagatgccctttaacttacaacaaataacctatactttagttttatatatacatgtagtttgtatatgtatctactgataaatacattcacttgtgactgtgctctgataacttgaacgctctgataactcaaacactttcactcggtctcgtgaagtttgagttatccatgtttcactgtatataatacTGTATTTGTGCGAGTATTTTACAATGTGTCGAGAAGAACAGAAGTTGTCTGCTTTTTTGTGAATAACTCAGTTTTGTTTCATTACTGTGAGTATCCATAACTTCCAATTTCAAAATAGAATTCAACTCCACTTATTAGTTGAAATTCGTTATCATAATTAAAAAAGTTCAGAATGCTTTTTTccaaagtaaaatattttatatgatattacaaaaagttaaaaccTGATATGGTTTGAGGTTGCTTTTTAATACTCCtgaaaaatttgacaaaaattaCTTAAACTCAAATAATATATTCATTCATGTGTTTAGTATCCATCAGCATGCAGAGCACATTATGCTTCTTCTAATTTATATCTGAATGTTCTATGAATTGTTCATTGAGTAGTAAGTTGAAGCtgtcaattttaaatagttgaaCTTATCTTAATATCTTCTCCGATTGCCCTTGCAACTGCATTATAGATTAACTATTTCCACATGTTTCTAACTTCATATCATATTTAGTATACTCATTTTTTTGTAAACAGTAAAATTACaatcttaaaccataactgtcacgaacaacttttattgtatttactaggtaaatcagacacactgattccgattttgtactcaaaataaagattagtccactaactttcagagtaatgaaggcttttttacagcgttttaatatcggtctcgaaaacaacacgatcggcataacaagctccgcccataaatacgtgacgtaacctagctttttaggaacagaagttacgtagggatgtttatactgatttagaataatagagataggtgttttaaaatctattaatatctaaattcagccttaaaaataatatcagtcttttttgaaaggtagataagctatttagcattgcatatttaaaaaagcgcgataacaacgctagcttgtgataaaaccgtgctttttgagctcatttttctcggcgttcagcccatttaaacgtcatgtaacaagctacgagcaattttaaatagttcatatacctttcataataaactgaaattattttacaggctggatttagataataatgggttttaagacacccatctctattattctaaatcggactaaacattcctaacttccgttcttGAAAAaactaggtttcgtcacatatttatgggtggagtttgtaatgccgattgtgttgtttttaaaacggatattgaaacgctttaaaaaagcctaaatgactttaaaagttagtggactaatctttattttgagtacaaaatcggaatcagcgtgtctgatttacccagtaaatacgataaaagttgtttgtgacagttatggtttaactatGATAAGAGTCGTGTCTCCTCGTCCTTCACCACTGTTAGATATTGGGGAAACTTGCATCACACAGCATTCAAACTCGGACATTCGGTTTGACAGCCAGGCACTCTACTAACTGCACTACTCAACTACCTTGTTGTGtattggaataattgtgcacatagttatgaCACCTGACAATCTGTCACACGGCACTGAACTTCCAGTGTACTAGTAATATACAATAAGACCTTGGGAAGACACTAGATCAGATATTTCGAACTTTCTTTATTGCCGCAGcacattttccaaatttatgaAATTCTGTGGCACACTACCAGCCAAACTGACATAAAATATAGTTAACTTGTGttatatatttttgcactcacaGAGTGGGAAGCATGGGTATAAATTGAAACATGGATATTCTTGCAGAAATAGATAGAGACACAAAGTTTTTTATAAGCGGTCCCAAATCTctttaattttagttttcaaaGCAATTAGGTTCAAGAAGGTCATTGTGTAACCGTTAGTTGCACATCCATTATATTCCTCCTTAACAGACAATATTTAGTTTCTATCGGCTTTTGCTTCTTTCAATATTTGGTATCATCAAGGCTTTCATAAATTCTTTTTATTCTTgattttattatgtaatttaatttttgtcGCATGCATGTACAGAGCTCAGaagtttttgtattttgatGTATCAATAGAATCAGAAGAGTAATCTTACTGTGGTTGCTATGATTACcatcaatatttttatgtttcagCCTACGCCACAAGGTGTCTCTATGACTTGCTCTAGATGTGGTGCCACCAACAACTTATACGCCGCTTTCTGTGCGTCTTGCGGTGTATCTATTAGCGCCCCGAACAGGGATGTTAGCAACTCAAGCTTGGTATGGCCCTTTGCTTTCTTTTGCCCAGCTAGTAATAGCGATCACTGTAGCAAGCTTTCTTTTTTTGAAGAACGTATATTTGTGCATAATTTTAGCTCATTAACAAGTTCTGTTCGCATAACAGATAGATAACTGTGAATGTAGTTTCTGAGCAGGCAAACCTCAAAACAAAAACTGATTTAGCAGATAATAAACTCTGCTGCCAGAAGTTATGCGAGCAGTTGCATGGTTCAACAGTTCAAACCTTTCTACAAGAAATATTTTCAAACCTATTTCTACATTTTTCCATATTTAAACAATATAGAAATAgaatatatagattatatttatagtatatacataaatagaaatatattcTATTTGTAAATATACCATAaacattacaaaataaaaaaaaatttttgaatatatggtatatatatttatatatatggtatatatatagtatttatatagataaatattatatatttctatatttggcACGTTCGAAGATTTTGGATGAATCATTGACTGTGTCAAGTATAGCAATAGgtctatgaaaatatttgttgtagGAATGCTGGTACTTCCAGCAAAAATATAATCCATTTTAGTCAAGCTCGTCATCAATATCTGAGCAACGCAATCACCTAAATGTGCTAATGAGTCTACTAATGTAATTGCAGTAAGGCATCTCCTTGTTTTCTTTCCCTATTATGCACTATTCTCTTAAAGTGTTAGCTGTCAGGAGTGTTCGTTCAGAGTTGTCTTACTCCGGTGATGATAACAGGCAATAAGTTCACACAGCTAATTAGCCCATAATCTATAATTTTAATGTGGTTGCCAATTATTGTTCATTGCACTGTGCATCGGGATGCAACAATAAGTCTCTGTTATAAGCTTACCCTCTCTGCAAAGTCTGCATTGTGGGGTTATCCAAATTCTCTAGTTCCTCTCCCAAGTCATATTAGACAATCTAGTTTAACACGCGCATAGTCTTAGCTTCGATTCATTATTTAGTTATGATGCAATAAATTTTTTCAGATTCCAAACTCTCAGTCTAAAGTGTATTGGGCGCCTATACCAGGGCCTGAGGTAAAGCAAACTAGTCAAATCGCCACGCCTTACGTGCAGCGGCCAAAGAAGGTGGCTACGTTTGACACGTCTACTCAAACTGTTGGCCTCTACTATCCGTCGGAGAGAGAGTTGCAGAAAAAGCGAATGGAGGAGGAGGAGAAATGGGCTCTAGAGAAGCAACTGCGTGACAGGAAGCCGTTGCTCACGAGTGTCAGCCCTGGCAAAGGTTATGAATACTTTTTATGTTAGGTTCATTCCAACTGTAAATATAATGATTGCTATCATAGCTGTTGCACCAAATATCACATGATATATCGAGTTATTAAAATTCGTTGGTTGGCTTTTAGTAAACTTACTGAAAATGTATGCCATACATAGCATAACTTGTCTCAGTAATTTATATGAATTATATCTACTAGTCATGACATCATGAATGAGTTACTGAGAcactaaattaatttttaatttcgaaataatttctttttgctGACCCTCAACATCATTCATaaaaattaatggttaaaaagcgaaaaaaattataatttacaaCATCCTTTTTAaccaataaaatttgttttgtcCACGGAGCAAATTCCTACAGAGGTTCCCACAGACCTCTGACTATGTGCTTTATTTGCATCTCGCCATGCAAACACACAATTTTAGTCATTTAATCATAAGGTTTCTTTTTGAATATGACTGTCGATACCTTATGACTGTCATATGTCTGTCATACAACTGTCATATCTTTGTCATACAACTGTCATATGTCTGTCATACAACTGTCATATGTCTATCATACAACTGTCATATGTCTATCATACAACTGTCATATGTCTGTCATACAACTGTCATACGACTGTCATATTTCTGTCATACGACTGCAGGTTATTGGAGGAAACAGCTTGAGCACATAACCACCCATCTGAAGGCAGAGGCTCAGAACAATCCAGAATTTCGAGCACTTATCGGAGATGCAAGAATGGGCAAGGTAATTAAAAAGAGATTCCCTTCTATTGTTCAATGGTCTCTAGGCTTGATTCCTAATGCTAAAACGAGAAGTGATTTTCAGTatttttaatagcataatttCTGTTATTTTATACAAAGTGTTACACTGGTTATAAGTAAATCGGTTGTCATTTTGCTGCGAGAACATTATAAACATTATTTCAAATTAGATATGAGCTATGGTAAGTAAGGTTGACCTTTTCTGACCCTTCCTTGACCTTTACATCGGTAACAGTATATAGCTATTACCCTTTTATATTCACCAGCAAAAAGTGCTCATCCAAAATATTTTGGTGTACTAAAGAAAATTGGTCACTCTTGGACTGTTCTACTTACTGAGGAGACTGACCCACCTTCTGCCTCTTCTATTATATTACAGAGACTCAGTGATCCTATTCACACTTCCTGTACACTCTGCAGTTGTACACATCCCTGTACACTCTACAGCTGTACACATCTCTGTACACTCTGCAGTTGTACACATCCTTGTACACTCTGCAGTCGTACATATCCCTGTACACTCCTCAGTTGTACACGTGTCTGTACACTCTGCAGTTGTACACATCCCTGTACACTCTACAGCTGTACACATCTCTGTACACTCTGCAGTTGTACACATCCTTGTACACTCTGCAGTTGTACACATCTCTGTACACTCGACAGCTGTACACATCTTCGTACACTCTGCAATTGTACACATCTCTGTACACTTTGCAGTTGTACACATTCTTGTACACTCTGCAGTTGTACACATCCCTGTACAATCTACAGCTGTACACATCTCTGTGCAATCTGCAGTTGTACACATCTCTATAAATTCTTCAGTTGTACACATCCCTGTACACTTCACAGTTATACAGTGATGATTTATGAGCAAACTTAACGTGATCCCAACAGCACCTGAAGTGCAAGAAGTACACTTTACATGCTGACTATAAATAAAGCAAAATTTTATTGTGTGTATATGAAAAACCTATGTGGAAAAGGCCAATCAAAGAGATGTTTTTGCACAATATTTTAACTTAATGTTGACGCATTTTATGCCTTCCAATTTTGCTGAAACATTTACAGATGAAAGATGTGAAACCTTACATAAGGTTTCAAACCTTACAAAAGGTTTCATGCATTTATTTATGTTCCTAAAACTGAAGTTTTGAATACacatataaaaaatgaaaaaaagctGAAACACTTaagaaattttaaaaaccaaGTTAATTGCTGTAATTACAGTAAAAGTAGGTcataaaaatgatttggtttGTAGACTGATCACTCTCAAATGAGTTGATGCTCTCCAGCTTTGAGGAGATGATTTTGGGTGACAGCCATGCACTGCAGCACTCTTTAAAAAAGCTATTCAGAAACTTTGTATCATTTCAGCTCACTGCAGTCTCTGTTGCTGATGATGGGTTTGAGCTGACTGTAACAGCGAGCTATGCACTCCGAGGAATCAAAGATCCGTACAAAGTGCCTCCTATGACTGGCTCAAAAGTTCTTAGTGACCTCACACATAGACGTAGGAACATGGACTCGGATAGTAGCTGTGAGAGTGATGAAAGAGACAGCTATGGTATGTTTCAGACGTCAAGTATTCATTAGCTCAATAGTATAGGGGTGATGGCAAGTAGTTACTTAACATAATATGGTAATTATATTGCACTTTCTCTAGACCTAATATTTCGCATGATATTGTGCAAAGGCAGTGCCGGTGTCTCTAACAAACCTATCATATGTCATAGTCTGACACCTGTCATATGCCACTGTCTTACACCTGTCATATGCCACAGTCTGACACCTGTCAGGTTTTTCCAGTGTGTCTGTAAGTCTAGTTGAGATTTCTGTAGATTAGTTAAACTAGTTTTAGTCAGTCAGTAAGTATGACTTTTATTCTTGACACTTCTTAATGACATCGAAAggattaataaaatttaaaatgcagtTCATGAATATTATGTATGCTAATGGTCTGGTTGTACTCAGAGCTTTTTtgggaaatataattaaataccATCTAAAAATATGATATTCCCAGATTATTGTAAGATTAGCTGAATGTACGGCATTGcatggtaataaaaaaggtttttgctcagaaaatttatttttaatcaacacatacagcatttaccattctagGCTTTACCTTAAACCTTTAAATGAAggcttttgtttatttctgtgtgtgtccggccgatgcataattcaaatatttgctaaaacagactgtggaaaaacgtttcttacttcttatgctacacattcacTCAAAATTTACAACAGCTTATAAATAGTGGCAAAAAATTTAGTTgctattggctaagtttctttacccaatgaatttgagtaacttaagctagtaacttaagctagtaacttaagctagtaacttaagttAATATTgtaatctttaccataataagagcca includes:
- the LOC137399405 gene encoding double zinc ribbon and ankyrin repeat-containing protein 1-like is translated as MTAGSIIVPTIIPLRAPAPGRPKQLIDSNTRIELKSESQNVDIYYTMDGKKPEPFAALGLDRSTFKYRGPFTLPEGKVTVKAMATSKDGVRQSYVNSKVFDVEYVHVEVAYKVEDDDKAFQKDLIKEKNLRSKDRKYRQAWNEDNMNQLETDMTDMRVTGSNRRTGQNSARFTSSRASQRDNRYAEADTSTHRSMSAPNPYKSIMKLQRKTDFLKCTYCFADRPSDPYAKYCQTCGNPVPALPTSRLAPPDPGEMGRCVYCSSVVPLNTDTCVVCEASIPDQNQPQMPMKIAQSKVCQHCGTGNPATLSTCILCECSLPTHARAVQTKDMAPPNPVPSGHNRECSSCHRTNNPDARFCDWCGAKPTPQGVSMTCSRCGATNNLYAAFCASCGVSISAPNRDVSNSSLIPNSQSKVYWAPIPGPEVKQTSQIATPYVQRPKKVATFDTSTQTVGLYYPSERELQKKRMEEEEKWALEKQLRDRKPLLTSVSPGKGYWRKQLEHITTHLKAEAQNNPEFRALIGDARMGKLTAVSVADDGFELTVTASYALRGIKDPYKVPPMTGSKVLSDLTHRRRNMDSDSSCESDERDSYVPSEDEIIERSKSKPKTKKKSAKKEPKLSMEDKKLLKEVGKNGEGRAEEVAELITEGANPSVVSAQGTPAIVLATANKHVDCLAELLEKDADINAQDKSGNTALHAAVILGYEGKECIEILLSNGGSLAVKNNKGQSPHDLAISIGNDSAVKSLTSSIGQSQLAKMSKPAKPSSRYSKANIF